Genomic window (Bacteroidota bacterium):
AAAACGATGGCGCCGCAACAATAACAGGAAACTTACCACCTGGTAAGTAAGTATAGTTCAGCATGTCAGACACAGCAGAAAGACTACTGGATGTAGCACAGGCGCTGGTACAGCAACGCGGCTTCAATGCGTTCAGCTTCCGGGACTTGTCGCGAGATTTGGGCATTACCAATGCTGCCATCCATTACCATTACCCCACAAAGGCCTCGCTGGGCAAAGCTTTGGTTTCGCGCTACACACGCAATTTCCAGGCAGCGCTGGTTGCCATTGACCAGCAAGAAGCCAGCGCACAAGAACGCCTGGCTGAATTTGTGAAAATATACAGTTCGGCGCTACGATCCGGCCGGTTTTGTCTTTGTGGTATGCTGGCGTCAGACGCCATCACGCTTCCGGAAGACGTGTTATCGGAAGTTCGCATTTTTTTCAGCGCAACGGAAGCCTGGCTTGCCGGTGTACTGGAAATGGGCCGCGCAAGTAACACCTTGCACTTTGAGTTGCCGGCTACGGAAGAAGCCCAACTCGTACTGGCGACGGTAGAAGGCGCCATGCTGACTGCCTGGCCCTTGCGTGCAGCTGACGCAATTGGTGCCATCAACCAGTTCGAAAAAATTGCGGGCCGTATGATTAACACCCTTGGTGTCCAGCCCGCAACCTGATTGACCTCCCTGCAAGCATTCTCGCTATTTTTTTACAATCAAACTTACCTACCAGTAAGTAATTACAAGCAAAATTATGCAATCTCCATCTTCAATAGCCCTTATCATCGGTGGCTCCTCAGGCATGGGCCTGGAAGCAGCCCGACGCCTCGCAGTCAAGAATACAGAAATCTGGCTCATTGGTCGCAATAGCGCAAAGCTCGAGACTGCCGCCGCTGAACTCAAAACGATGGGCAGCGCGCAGGTCCAGCCTTTGCAGGTAGACCTGTACGACAGCAACGCTGTTGACCAGCTCATCGCCCGCATTAAAACTGTAACCCAACCCATTCAATACCTGGTAAACGCCGCCGGCATGTTTGTGCCGAAGTCATTTCTGGAGCACACCGAAGCTGATTACGATGGCTACATGAACCTGAACCGGGCCATGTTTTTCATCACCCAGGCTGCGGTAGAAAACATGAAAGCACACGGCGGGGGTGCTATTGTTAATGTCGGCTCCATGTGGGCCAAACAGGCAGTCAAAGCGACACCTTCAAGTGCCTATTCCATGGCAAAAGCCGGCCTCCATGCGCTTACGCAGCATCTTGCAATGGAATTGGCGGAATTCAACATCCGCGTGAATGCCGTATCCCCTGCTGTAGTTGTTACACCTGTTTACGGTGCATTTATCGATGCAGACAAAATCGAGGCTACCCTCACAGAAGGCTTTGGTGCTTTTCACCCCATCGGCCGGGTAGGCCAGGTTGACGATGTTGGGGCTGTGATCGATTTCCTGCTTTCAGACCACGCCAACTGGGTTACCGGTGCTGTGTGGGATGTTGATGGTGGCGTGATGGCCGGCCGTAATTAGGATTATCAGGCGGCAGGTCGGTAGCTTTCTCTTTTTGAAAGCATGCCGACCTGCCTGCCATCTTTAATTGCAAAACAACAAACAGCAACAATTCGAAGCAGCACCTGTATTTATCAAACACGCCCAGCATTTCTATCTGTCTATGCTCTGGTTGATACAGCCTACTCATCAACGATTCAGGATTGCATCATGCGTTCAGACTGCTTCACAAGCCTTACGTTTCGCCGGCCCAATCTGATTTACAACGTACCGTTCATCTGCTGTATTTTGCTTTTTGCGGTCCAATCTGTCAGTGCACAGCAAGATCAAGTGGCGACTGAACCCACTTCTATCTACGCTTTCCTTGGTCAGTTTACCAAGGCATCTCTTCCCCTTGAAATACATCCGCCAGTTGAAAAACATATGCGGGCACCTTTTGCTGCCTATATCGACTCAACCTACTTTTATCCTGTTGACCTCGGACGAAATACCGATATCGCACCCGCGCATTTAATCAAGTCTCACGCAGCATTCGAGATGGTTACTGTGCGGGTTTCAAATGAAACGGAGCAAGCCACCTACCTCGTCACCTACACGAATGCCGGCGCTCCGGTTGCAGCGCTCCGCATTGGCGCTTTTATAAAAGATGCCGAATCTACCTATCAACAGTGGGCGACAATCGAGCAAGACTTAACCATTAACCAGCAAGCCATGTATCGCTTTGTCGAAACAGACGGAGAAGAGCTTGCCTGTACATTAACGACCGAAAAGCACAAAGTTGAGCCCAACGGCACGATCAGCCGGATACAGGAAGAGCAAGTAAACGACTGCAGTATGTAAACCCAGGCACAAGCCCGCACGGCAACCTTCTCTCGACCCGTAGCGTAACTAGACCAGGAGGTCTAATTATTATGGATCGGATTCACAACGTCGATCAGCTATTACAAACGGGTATTGACATGATGGTAGCCAGTGGTTACCACAACACGTCGATCAATGCAGTCATTAAAAAAGCAGGGTTACCCAAAGGGTCGTTCTATTATCTCTATAAAGATAAAAAAGCATTTGCACTGGCCGCATTACAGCGCTATACAGATGATACTGTAGAAAGCATGGCGCGCACGTTTGCTGACCCGGCTCTGGGCCCGGTTGCCGGCATCCGGCAATATTTTGCAAACAGCATCAAAAAATTCCAACAAAGCAACTACTGCAATGGCTGCTTTTTGGGCAACATGAGCCTGGAGTTGTCTGATGTCGATGAAGATTTTCGCGCTGTCATTGAACAATCCCTATCGCGTATGGCTGACGCAATACGCAAACCACTCGATTTGGCTGTAGCAGAAGGCAGCCTGCAAAACAGCGCTAACACTACTGTTTTGGCTGATTTGATCATCAATACCTGGCACGGTACCCTGCTCCGCATGAAAGCAACCAGGAGCCGGCAGCCGCTGGAAATTTTCATCAATGATTTTTTTAATCAAATTACCTGTAACATTTAGACCCACAGGTCTACATAAAGACATCCACAAGCAAGCATCATGGTAGCGATGCTCTTTTTTTGTCAACATATAGACCCATAGGTCTACAAATAAACACTACTGATATGTCAAACCTATCTGCCCTTTCTCGCGAACAAGTATCCACAGACAACCAGGCCATCTTTGACCAGCTCAAACAGGCCATCGGCATGGTACCCAACCTTTACGCCACTTATGCAAATTCTCCCGTTGCCCTCAAGGCAATTTTGACATTGGGCGACACCCTGAAAGAAGGCGCTTTTACAAATCGTGAAATTGAAGCCATCGCCCTCGTTGTATCGGAAGCAAATGACTGCGAATACTGCCTGGCTGCACATACTGCAATCGGCAAAATGAACGGTTTTACCGAGGCAGAAACCCTTGCCCTCCGCGAAGCAACCATTGCAGACGACAAGTTGAACATCCTGACCAGACTGGCGCGCGCCATCACCGTTTCGCGCGGCCGGCCCGACCAGCACCTGATCGATGCCTTCCACAACGCCGGCTACACCAAAGCCGCACTTGTCGAGCTCATCGGGTTTGTGGCTGTGAACACGTTCAACAATTACCTGAACAACATTGCAGGTACCGAAGTGGACTTCCCTGCAGCACCAGCCCTACAGTCTGTGTGATTTACCCGGACCTTGTTGAAACAACCGAACCACAGATGCTCTCGAAGCACTGTGGTTTTGTTGTTTCTGGCAGAAGCGGTGATGGGTGCAAGCGAGACATAGTGCCATCCGGGTGGATGCCCAATCAAGTTGGGCAAGACGGCTGAGTGACACAGCCTCAATCAAAGATCACCATTCAAAAATCCTCAATCATCTCCATCTCGCCACTCCTCACCAACCCGACTCTCCAGCAATCCTATAGCAACCAACTGCGTCTTCGCCTCACCTGGCCATGCGCTGCCGGGCTGTACGTCGATGCGTTTGCCTACCCGGTGCACGATGATTTGGCGATCCGGCATATCCCGCAGGTAAACCATGCCTTTCACGCGGATCACCTCTTCGGGCAATTGATGAAGCATGTGGTTCAGGTGCCGCAGCGAAGGCAACGGTTCTGATGATGTATAGCGCCAGGTTTTGAAAGCCGGCCTGGCCGAACCCTGGTTTGAGCCAGCGGGCTGTGTTGCATCCGCAGCACGGCTGGTATTCAAGAGCAGGCTTGCAGGAATTTTGCCCTGTGTTGCCGGCAAGTGCGCTGCCCGTGGAGCGCGTGCAGTTACCCATTCCGTTACGCGCATTTGCGCAGCATCATCCACCAAATCCATTTTATTGAGTAGCACAATGTGAGCAGCTGCCAGCTGATCTTCCATCAATTGCTGCACCGCCCCAGGTACCGGATCAAATACGTGTGCACAGTCGACAACAGTAACCACAGCATCAAGGCGGGCTGTTTCGCGGATGCCAGGCGCCGAGAAGGTAAACGCAATGGCCGACGGATCGGCAACACCGCTGGCTTCGATGATGAGGCAATCGGGCGGGTCCGGGCGACCGAGCAGCTGCAAGACCGCTGTGAGCAGGTCTTCGCGGATAGAGCAGCAAATGCAGCCATTCGAGAGGGCAACTACGTCGTCCTCTACCGTTTCAACAAGTGCTGCATCGATGTTGATGGCCCCAAAATCGTTGACAAGCACGCCAAGTCGCAAGCCATGATTGTCTTGCAACAGATGGTTGAGCAAGGTGGTTTTGCCAGCACCTAAAAAACCCGACAAAATGGTAACGGGCAGCGAATCAGGATTCATACTCCAAAATATTACTGCAGCACTACATTATGAAATAAGAATTTCTTGGCCATCGGCATCAAATTCCGTTTATCCGCATTATCTTAAGAGCGTGCAGTTTTTTACCACCCCAAAGACTGCACCCTTTTATCCCACTTTGTCTTGTTGATACTATTTTGATGATCACTAGAATTGGCCTGGCTTGTACAGCCATCTTTTTATTGTTTGCTGGCTGCAAGTCTGCAGAGCCCGTAGCAACATCAGCGGAAGCGCCAGCCATGGCGCAGGTTGCGCCGCCAACCGCCGGCTATACCGCCATCTCTGACGCTTTGCAGGCAGACCCAACAATTGAAGCTATCATCGCCCCTTACCGGCAACGGCTGGAGGCCGGCGTGAACGAAGAAATTGGCACAACGACGGTCCATCTACAAAAAGGAGGGCTCGAAAGCGGCCTTGGTAACATGGCCGCTGATGCCATGCTACAGGTTGCCAATACCCTTTCTGGAAAACCCGTAGATATGGCCTTGACAAATAACGGTGGACTCCGGGTAACTATTTCCAAAGGCCCCATCACCGTCGGCGAAATTTTTGAGCTCATGCCTTTCGAAAACATGATGACTGTGCTGGACTTATCCGCAACCCAGGTGGATTCACTGGCCAACCAGCTTGCTGCTGCGCGGGGCGAACCCATTGCAGGGTTCTCGTTTACCATTGACGAAGCCACCCAAAAAGCACACGATATCCTGGTCAACAACCAGCCTTTATCAGCAGACAGAACCTACCGGCTCGTTACCTCGGACTACCTCGCCAATGGTGGGGGCCGTATCGCAGCAATCTGGCAACCCCTCGGCCGTGAGGACTTAAATATGCTGTTGCGCGATGCATTTATCGAATATATCCGCGGAGAAGGCACGATTAGTCCGGCTGTTGAAGGCCGCATTACCCTGCGCACCCCCTAACCTTGTTTACCGACAACGAACAATACCATGCAACGTCGTAAATTTTTGCAAACCCTTGGTGCCGGCGCGGCCGGGTCGTTTCTTGCACCACTCACCGCGCTTGGTGCAGATGAAGTACGGCTCGTTCTGTTACACACCAACGACACCCATTCCCGGATCGACCCCTTCCCGATGGATGGCGGCCGCAACGAAGGCATGGGCGGCGCAGCGCGACGCGCGACGCTTGTAAAACAGATACGGCAACAGCACCAAAACGTGCTGCTCCTTGACAGTGGGGATATTTTTCAGGGCACCCCTTATTTCAACTTCTTTAAAGGCGAGATCGAATTCAAAACGATGTCAGCCATGCAGTACGACGTAGCTACGCTGGGCAATCACGATTTCGACAACGGTGTAAACGGCCTAGTGAGTGTGCTCCCACACGCCAACTTCGATTTTGTATCAGCGAATTACGACATATCCAATCCGAGCCTAAAACCGCATGTCCAGCCGCATATCATCAAACAGGTTGGCCCCATCAAAGTGGGCATCTTTGGTTTGGGGATAGATTTCCAGTCGCTGGTCTTGCCGGCGTTGCATGAAGGCGTGGTGTACAACGATCCGATTCCGGTGGCAAAACAACAGGTCGATGCCCTGCGCAACGCCGGCTGCCATCTGGTCATTTGCCTCTCACACCTGGGCTACCGCTACCGCTCCGACAAAGTGAGCGATACCGACCTGGCACAGCTTGTACCGGGCATCGACTTTGTTTTTGGGGGCCACACCCACTCGTTCCTCGACGCGCCAGATGTGTACAACAACAACATGGGCAGCAGCGTGGTTAACCAGGTTGGATTTGCCGGCCTGCGGCTTGGTCGGGCTGATGTTGTTTTCAAGCGAAGTGGAGAAAAAGAACGGTGGTACATCAGCGAATACCCGATTGACAGCCGGCTGGATGTAGCTTGAGGAGTGAGGAGTGAGGAGTGAGGAGTGAGGAGTGAGGAGTGAGGAGTGAGGAGTGAGGAGTGAGGAGTGAGGAGGAAATGCCCGGGGATTGGTGTTGATCCCAAACCTGTAGAAACAGATGCATTGTAGGACAACTAACATTCCCTGTATATCAATCAGCTATATCAACCGGCCGGCAAATTCCTGTAGGGGGTATAATGATAGTACTTGGGGTGATCGTCCAGTCTGACGTGTAACCAGGAGACGCCACCGCCGGCAGTACTCAGCCAGACAGGTTTGTCTGATACCCGCGCTTGCATCGCCTCTCCAACACGTTGCCACAACAACTGCTGTTGTGCGTCAGGTGCCTGCTGTGTAAACATACCGATGTGATTGTAGGCTGTATCGCCGTTGAGCGGAGCAGGCACGACGAGCGTTGCATCACCACCCAGATTGGAAAAAACGACAACCTCTTCGTCTGCGCCGGCAAAGTGCTGCTGAAAAGCCAATCGGTCGGTTACAGAAGCCAGGCCCGGGCTGTTGATCAGCACACATTCAAAAGGCTGCATATCATTGCCGGCTTGCAGCGCCGGCGTTTCCCATCTGAATACAGGAAAGGGCGCAGCCTTCAGTATATCAATCCAGCACTGCCGGAAATCAGCGTTGCCAACCAGCGAATTGATAAATCGATTATAAGACACCACAGCCAATCCTTCATGCAACCGGTATTGCAGCACCGTGCCTGCGTTGCGTTCTTCTACAGAAGCAGTAAACATGCTTATTTGGGCACAATTTGTCCAGATGGCGTGATTCGCTCGTTCGGTGCTGGTGGCGATGTAGGGAAGTTCGAGATAGAGACGTTGGGGTCGCGGTCTTCGGGCACGTAATGTTTGTGGTCCCCATGGTTAATTTCCATGTACCCTTTTTCGCCGTAAGGATCGAGCACTTCGCCCATCATCAGCCAGACAAGCACACCAAATCCAAAAATGACCAGCCAGCGACGCACGGTAAACGGACCAATACGGCGAACTTCGGACGATTTTGTGGGCGTGGCTTCACTCATGGATGTTCAAAGCTATTTAGAAAACAGGTGTCAAATTGTAGATCCGCATACCTAGCAATGTGCACAATGTTCGTTACAGGAAGCAGCCGGCGCGTGGGAATGTTTTCCGTTTGCGCCATGATCATGATCAGCGTGGTCGTCATCCCCATGATCATGGTGGTGCACATGGCCGCTGCCAAACTGGAAATTGGACGTTACTTCTCCGACAAACCCGCGTGCGCCCCTACGTAAGAGCGACGCCAGAAATATAGCAAAAAGTATGGCAAGGCTTAGCTGCTGCAGCCAGCCATGATTTTCGAGATCAAGATCAGCAGCAGTAAGGAGAGCCATATTCGGCCAGGCTGTGTTTACAAGGATGCCCAGCCCTACGGCGATCGACATGGTTGTCACACCAAACACAAGCGCTACATTTTGGCTATGCAGGCGGGAAAGGATGCCAAATGTACTTACGTTGGTAGCCGGCCCGGTTAGCAGGAAGGCAAGGGCAGCACCCGGTGACACTCCGTTAATCAGGAGGACGGCAACAATGGGCGTAGCGCCCGAAGCACATACATAGATCGGTAAGCCAATCATTGCAAAGAAGAGTACATCAAGGCCCGCAGGTAAAGATTGAATCCATCCTTGCCCCAAGACAGGATGGGCCAACGCTGCCACCAGCAAGCCGGCCAGGATCCAGGGGGCTGTATCATCAACGAGCCCACCAAAACCGTAAGACAGGCCTTTCTTCAGGCGCTTCCCAGTTGGCAAGTGCTCTTTCTCTGCAGGCTCGGGGGCAGTATCAGTCAGCGGCGTAGTGGTCCGCTCGGTCCAGGTCCCTACGAGCCATCCAATTAGCAGTGCAATGGTGGCAGCAGCCACAATTCGCACGATGGTCATGTCGCCACCGAGCAGAGGAATGGAAATCAACAATGCATCGATCCCGAGTTCGGGCGTGGCAATCAAAAAGGCCATCGCGGCAGATGCCGGCGCGCCTTTTTTCACGAGGGTCTGATACAAGGGTAACACGCCGCAGGTGCAGATCGGGAGCGGCAATCCGACAGCCATACCCTTGACCGCCCGCCCCATTGCAGGCCCACGTTGCATCCAGCGGATTGATGTTGCCGGTAAAAATTCTCCAATGAGGCCACCAAACAGATACGCAAGCAAAAGCGCCGGCGCACTTTCCATGGCCATCCCCCAAAAAATATCACCCGTACTGCCAGAAAAAGCAGCCGCATGGTTGTGTCCGGATATCGGTTCAGCCTCAAACCAGAGCAACAAGCCAAAGACAGCAAGGCCGGCGAGGTTGCCAATCCCTTCAGCCCAGCGCATAAAACCGCGCTTTTGCCCGACACCCCTGAAATTCGCTGATTGCGGGCGGTGAATGACCACATGCAAAATGGCACCAGCAACAAATGCTTTGAGGGCGAGTGCGCCGGCTTCGGTATTGAGGGCCATAAATCCGCTGCCTACATAAAACCCGGCTATTGTACCAACCACCATCAGCAGCAAAATACCCATAGCAACGCGTTTGCCATACCGTGGCTCAATAAGCCACCAGATGGTGATGCCAGCCGGCAGCCGATGCAGGATCACGCCCCAGCCCAGCAGGTGGCCCGTCTCTGTTACCGGATCAACGAGTACCGCGCCATCCATAATTGTATGCAGTACAATACCAGCAACCCCAATAATCAGCGCTGTATGATGTACCTGTCGCGCTGCCCGATGAAAGAGTCGCTCAAGGATCGTTGGCCCCGCAAATCCGGCAAGAAGCAATACACTGCCCAATAGCGGCATGTGGGCAAATACTTCAGGCATCACCTCAACAATTACAATACCCGTAATCAGCACCACGATGAAGCCGTCCATCAGGCGAAAGAAATGCTGCCTGGAGGCAAACAGGCGAAATAAAAATGGGCCAATAATCAGCGCCAGCGCACTAGCTGCCAGCATGATCAGGGAGCCAATTTGCATGAATAAATCCAGGGTTTGGTGGTTACACAAGGATAAGATCGGGCCGGCACAATGCACCCGCAATGCTGCTCGCACTGCAGCAAGGCAATTCTGATGCGCTGCCGCAT
Coding sequences:
- a CDS encoding TetR/AcrR family transcriptional regulator, translated to MSDTAERLLDVAQALVQQRGFNAFSFRDLSRDLGITNAAIHYHYPTKASLGKALVSRYTRNFQAALVAIDQQEASAQERLAEFVKIYSSALRSGRFCLCGMLASDAITLPEDVLSEVRIFFSATEAWLAGVLEMGRASNTLHFELPATEEAQLVLATVEGAMLTAWPLRAADAIGAINQFEKIAGRMINTLGVQPAT
- a CDS encoding SDR family oxidoreductase; translated protein: MQSPSSIALIIGGSSGMGLEAARRLAVKNTEIWLIGRNSAKLETAAAELKTMGSAQVQPLQVDLYDSNAVDQLIARIKTVTQPIQYLVNAAGMFVPKSFLEHTEADYDGYMNLNRAMFFITQAAVENMKAHGGGAIVNVGSMWAKQAVKATPSSAYSMAKAGLHALTQHLAMELAEFNIRVNAVSPAVVVTPVYGAFIDADKIEATLTEGFGAFHPIGRVGQVDDVGAVIDFLLSDHANWVTGAVWDVDGGVMAGRN
- a CDS encoding TetR family transcriptional regulator C-terminal domain-containing protein translates to MDRIHNVDQLLQTGIDMMVASGYHNTSINAVIKKAGLPKGSFYYLYKDKKAFALAALQRYTDDTVESMARTFADPALGPVAGIRQYFANSIKKFQQSNYCNGCFLGNMSLELSDVDEDFRAVIEQSLSRMADAIRKPLDLAVAEGSLQNSANTTVLADLIINTWHGTLLRMKATRSRQPLEIFINDFFNQITCNI
- a CDS encoding carboxymuconolactone decarboxylase family protein, with protein sequence MSNLSALSREQVSTDNQAIFDQLKQAIGMVPNLYATYANSPVALKAILTLGDTLKEGAFTNREIEAIALVVSEANDCEYCLAAHTAIGKMNGFTEAETLALREATIADDKLNILTRLARAITVSRGRPDQHLIDAFHNAGYTKAALVELIGFVAVNTFNNYLNNIAGTEVDFPAAPALQSV
- a CDS encoding GTP-binding protein → MNPDSLPVTILSGFLGAGKTTLLNHLLQDNHGLRLGVLVNDFGAINIDAALVETVEDDVVALSNGCICCSIREDLLTAVLQLLGRPDPPDCLIIEASGVADPSAIAFTFSAPGIRETARLDAVVTVVDCAHVFDPVPGAVQQLMEDQLAAAHIVLLNKMDLVDDAAQMRVTEWVTARAPRAAHLPATQGKIPASLLLNTSRAADATQPAGSNQGSARPAFKTWRYTSSEPLPSLRHLNHMLHQLPEEVIRVKGMVYLRDMPDRQIIVHRVGKRIDVQPGSAWPGEAKTQLVAIGLLESRVGEEWRDGDD
- a CDS encoding 5'-nucleotidase C-terminal domain-containing protein; the protein is MITRIGLACTAIFLLFAGCKSAEPVATSAEAPAMAQVAPPTAGYTAISDALQADPTIEAIIAPYRQRLEAGVNEEIGTTTVHLQKGGLESGLGNMAADAMLQVANTLSGKPVDMALTNNGGLRVTISKGPITVGEIFELMPFENMMTVLDLSATQVDSLANQLAAARGEPIAGFSFTIDEATQKAHDILVNNQPLSADRTYRLVTSDYLANGGGRIAAIWQPLGREDLNMLLRDAFIEYIRGEGTISPAVEGRITLRTP
- a CDS encoding metallophosphatase — its product is MQRRKFLQTLGAGAAGSFLAPLTALGADEVRLVLLHTNDTHSRIDPFPMDGGRNEGMGGAARRATLVKQIRQQHQNVLLLDSGDIFQGTPYFNFFKGEIEFKTMSAMQYDVATLGNHDFDNGVNGLVSVLPHANFDFVSANYDISNPSLKPHVQPHIIKQVGPIKVGIFGLGIDFQSLVLPALHEGVVYNDPIPVAKQQVDALRNAGCHLVICLSHLGYRYRSDKVSDTDLAQLVPGIDFVFGGHTHSFLDAPDVYNNNMGSSVVNQVGFAGLRLGRADVVFKRSGEKERWYISEYPIDSRLDVA
- a CDS encoding permease, producing the protein MQIGSLIMLAASALALIIGPFLFRLFASRQHFFRLMDGFIVVLITGIVIVEVMPEVFAHMPLLGSVLLLAGFAGPTILERLFHRAARQVHHTALIIGVAGIVLHTIMDGAVLVDPVTETGHLLGWGVILHRLPAGITIWWLIEPRYGKRVAMGILLLMVVGTIAGFYVGSGFMALNTEAGALALKAFVAGAILHVVIHRPQSANFRGVGQKRGFMRWAEGIGNLAGLAVFGLLLWFEAEPISGHNHAAAFSGSTGDIFWGMAMESAPALLLAYLFGGLIGEFLPATSIRWMQRGPAMGRAVKGMAVGLPLPICTCGVLPLYQTLVKKGAPASAAMAFLIATPELGIDALLISIPLLGGDMTIVRIVAAATIALLIGWLVGTWTERTTTPLTDTAPEPAEKEHLPTGKRLKKGLSYGFGGLVDDTAPWILAGLLVAALAHPVLGQGWIQSLPAGLDVLFFAMIGLPIYVCASGATPIVAVLLINGVSPGAALAFLLTGPATNVSTFGILSRLHSQNVALVFGVTTMSIAVGLGILVNTAWPNMALLTAADLDLENHGWLQQLSLAILFAIFLASLLRRGARGFVGEVTSNFQFGSGHVHHHDHGDDDHADHDHGANGKHSHAPAASCNEHCAHC